A stretch of Geomonas oryzisoli DNA encodes these proteins:
- a CDS encoding response regulator encodes MSLVGNLEDLGLGEILQIVSLSRRSGVLALESRGREARVIFRNGQVIRATSSTFQQNLGEVLIQQGVIDLGILKRALSIQADEGYTQLLGVIMVERFGVSADAIEAVVREQIENVVYSLFAWAEGTFEFELQEVSDGDNARLDPVQFMLKQGLNPQYLAMEGSRIIDEQRHRGEGGDEQGGHHDESVDFAFDLLQEPSAAAPATPSPTPDVSLPPVQAQPQGASIPAAATTPPAGNNGEGKPLVLVDDDPATLTVLTSLLAQQGYRVEPMERGEDALIRVDSLYRDGVRPTVLVDLIMPRMDGTGILGGLELMELVRNNFAELPLLGLSDFENEEAQRKMRGLGIPLLMKPLKSEVEETLDVFAPRLMAALESLSSRAEQGFTSVNIGDELRLEMGEEPALYAPQLHQSTGLSQLRGMLEELNNPQLGGGIILLVLRFAAEFVNRAVVLLVKKESIQGLGQFGLQDGDGSADSRVRNLGIPRGEPSLFSEVLETRFPMKAEVDASVWTHYFLEQLGGGRPAEYFVGPIVSEGKVVAVLYGDNLPEDKPIGDTDSLEIFLCQAGIAMEKALLQRRLQEQGRGEM; translated from the coding sequence ATGAGTCTAGTCGGCAATTTGGAAGATCTCGGCTTAGGCGAGATTCTGCAGATCGTGAGCCTCAGCAGGAGGTCCGGCGTGCTCGCCCTGGAAAGCAGGGGGCGGGAGGCGCGGGTGATCTTCCGCAACGGGCAGGTGATCCGCGCCACATCCTCGACCTTCCAGCAGAACCTGGGCGAGGTGCTGATCCAGCAGGGGGTCATCGACCTCGGGATCCTGAAGCGCGCGCTCAGCATCCAGGCCGACGAAGGGTACACCCAGCTTCTGGGCGTGATCATGGTGGAGCGCTTCGGGGTGAGCGCCGACGCCATCGAGGCCGTGGTGCGCGAGCAGATCGAGAACGTGGTCTACTCGCTGTTCGCCTGGGCCGAAGGGACCTTCGAATTCGAACTGCAGGAGGTGAGCGACGGCGACAACGCCAGGCTGGACCCGGTGCAGTTCATGCTGAAGCAGGGGCTGAACCCGCAGTACCTGGCCATGGAAGGCTCCCGCATCATCGACGAGCAGCGCCACCGCGGCGAAGGGGGCGATGAGCAGGGAGGCCACCACGACGAATCGGTCGACTTCGCTTTCGACCTCCTGCAGGAGCCGTCCGCTGCTGCTCCAGCCACTCCCTCCCCCACACCCGATGTTTCCTTACCCCCCGTCCAAGCGCAACCCCAGGGAGCTTCCATCCCGGCCGCCGCGACCACCCCGCCTGCAGGCAACAACGGGGAGGGGAAGCCGCTGGTGCTGGTGGACGACGATCCGGCGACGCTCACGGTGCTCACCTCGCTCCTTGCACAGCAGGGGTACCGGGTGGAGCCCATGGAGCGCGGCGAAGACGCACTGATCCGGGTTGACTCCCTGTACCGTGACGGCGTGCGCCCCACGGTGCTGGTCGATCTGATCATGCCGCGCATGGACGGCACGGGGATCTTGGGCGGTCTGGAGCTCATGGAGCTGGTACGCAACAATTTCGCGGAACTGCCGCTACTGGGGCTCTCGGACTTCGAAAACGAAGAGGCGCAGCGCAAGATGCGCGGCCTGGGGATTCCGCTGTTGATGAAGCCGCTGAAGAGCGAGGTCGAGGAAACGCTCGACGTCTTCGCACCGCGGCTCATGGCGGCACTGGAGAGTCTTAGCAGTCGCGCGGAGCAGGGCTTCACCAGCGTCAACATCGGCGACGAGCTGAGGCTGGAGATGGGCGAGGAACCCGCCCTGTACGCCCCGCAGCTGCACCAGAGCACCGGGCTGTCGCAGTTGCGCGGCATGCTCGAGGAACTGAACAATCCCCAACTTGGCGGCGGCATCATCCTTTTGGTGCTCCGCTTCGCCGCCGAGTTCGTAAACCGCGCGGTGGTGCTGCTGGTCAAGAAGGAAAGCATTCAGGGGCTGGGGCAGTTCGGCTTGCAGGACGGGGACGGCAGCGCGGACTCGCGGGTACGTAACCTCGGCATTCCCAGGGGGGAGCCGTCGCTTTTCTCGGAGGTTCTCGAGACCCGGTTCCCGATGAAGGCGGAGGTCGATGCCTCCGTGTGGACTCACTACTTCCTCGAGCAGTTGGGCGGCGGGCGTCCCGCCGAGTACTTCGTGGGACCGATAGTGAGCGAAGGGAAGGTGGTCGCGGTCCTTTACGGTGACAACCTGCCCGAAGACAAGCCGATCGGCGACACCGATTCACTGGAGATTTTCCTGTGTCAGGCCGGCATAGCTATGGAAAAAGCCCTGTTGCAGCGCAGGCTGCAGGAACAGGGACGGGGAGAAATGTGA
- a CDS encoding response regulator, whose product MKRILIAEDSNTMRSMLVSTIDELEKYTIVEAASGFEALRLLPREQVDLIITDINMPDINGLELISYVRNNPNYQSIPLFIVSTESGEKDLEKGLALGANEYLVKPFDPVKLQELVCKYLGD is encoded by the coding sequence GTGAAGAGGATACTGATAGCGGAAGATTCGAACACCATGCGTTCCATGCTGGTTTCGACCATAGACGAGCTGGAAAAATACACGATTGTGGAGGCCGCCAGCGGCTTCGAGGCGTTGCGTCTTTTGCCGCGCGAGCAGGTCGACCTGATCATCACCGACATCAACATGCCCGACATCAACGGACTCGAGCTGATCAGCTACGTGCGCAACAACCCCAACTACCAGTCCATCCCGCTGTTCATCGTCTCCACCGAGAGCGGCGAGAAGGATCTCGAGAAGGGGCTTGCGCTGGGCGCCAACGAGTACCTGGTGAAACCCTTCGACCCGGTGAAGCTGCAGGAACTGGTCTGCAAGTATTTGGGGGACTAA
- a CDS encoding chemotaxis protein CheA translates to MSVEDNIGKALKDFLAEAEEILDQLSLDLVSLSDCADGGECSPDLVNSVFRGAHSLKGLAGMFGLSDIAELGHHLENLLDALRLGKVELDQAVVSTLFESTELLAQLVRSAGETGGEGADLSGAMQRINDCLTRGPKASKDSPLARLNIPERVLSSMTEYEEHRLLENVKKGRHIHSIRVSLLLASFDSDLMELTDALKQAGEVISTLPSASSGLDAGIDFEILFGSELSAGALMPIIDREHLSITTFGEQAQESASGGADAAAPAAEAGGAEGEFQAPVPGDGGAISAKSMSRTVRVDIGKLDLLMNIVGELVLSHSMIADVAARMRRDGLIVPSQELNKAAKGLEKKLSELQKGVMEIRMIPVGQLFDKMTRIIRKIAREQGKKVELKLYGADTELDKLIIEDISDPVMHIVRNSIDHGIETPEARLAAGKDEKGTITLSSYQKGNHVVIQIDDDGGGIDVARVKQKAVKLGIISSADEVSDRDALDFIFRPGFSTTETVSEISGRGVGMDVVRTNIAALSGLIDVENFPGQGARFVITLPITLAIIKALIISTAGRTYALPITSVLESIIVEQKEIKTVERKEVIQLRETTLPLLRLSDLFELKSAQAAPESCYVVVVGVAEKRLGLVVDDLLGQQDIVIKSIGDTFAGFRGISGAADLGDQRTILVLDVGSVIAEATRGSA, encoded by the coding sequence ATGAGCGTTGAGGATAACATTGGGAAAGCGTTGAAGGACTTCCTGGCCGAGGCCGAGGAGATCCTGGACCAGTTGAGCCTTGACCTGGTCTCGTTGAGTGACTGCGCCGACGGCGGGGAGTGCAGCCCCGATCTGGTCAACTCGGTATTCCGCGGGGCGCACTCCCTCAAGGGGCTGGCCGGGATGTTCGGGCTCTCCGATATCGCGGAACTTGGGCACCATCTGGAAAACCTGCTCGATGCCCTGCGGCTGGGCAAGGTGGAATTGGACCAGGCCGTGGTGAGCACCCTGTTCGAGTCGACGGAACTCCTGGCGCAGCTGGTACGCAGCGCCGGCGAGACCGGCGGCGAGGGCGCCGACCTTTCCGGCGCCATGCAGCGCATCAACGACTGTCTGACCCGCGGCCCCAAGGCGAGCAAGGACTCCCCGCTGGCGCGCTTGAACATCCCCGAGCGGGTGCTGTCCTCGATGACCGAGTACGAGGAACACCGCCTGCTGGAAAACGTGAAGAAGGGGCGCCACATCCACTCGATCCGGGTGTCGCTCCTTTTGGCGAGTTTCGACTCCGACCTCATGGAGCTCACCGATGCCCTGAAGCAGGCGGGCGAGGTGATCAGCACCCTTCCCTCGGCCTCCAGCGGGCTGGACGCGGGCATCGACTTCGAGATCCTGTTCGGCTCCGAGCTCTCGGCCGGCGCGCTCATGCCCATCATCGACCGCGAGCACCTGAGCATCACCACCTTCGGTGAGCAGGCCCAGGAGTCGGCGTCTGGCGGGGCGGATGCCGCGGCGCCCGCCGCCGAAGCAGGCGGTGCGGAAGGCGAGTTCCAGGCGCCGGTTCCCGGCGACGGCGGCGCCATCAGCGCCAAGAGCATGAGCCGGACCGTACGCGTCGACATCGGCAAACTCGACCTGTTGATGAACATCGTGGGCGAGCTGGTGCTCTCCCACTCGATGATCGCCGACGTCGCCGCCCGCATGCGCCGCGACGGCCTCATTGTCCCGTCCCAGGAGTTGAACAAGGCGGCCAAGGGGCTCGAGAAAAAACTCTCGGAACTGCAGAAAGGGGTCATGGAGATCAGGATGATCCCGGTCGGGCAGCTCTTCGACAAGATGACCCGGATCATCCGCAAGATCGCCCGCGAGCAGGGGAAGAAGGTCGAGCTGAAACTCTACGGCGCCGATACGGAGCTCGACAAGCTGATCATCGAGGACATCTCCGACCCGGTCATGCACATCGTGCGAAACAGCATCGACCACGGCATCGAGACCCCCGAGGCGCGTCTGGCCGCGGGCAAGGACGAGAAGGGGACCATCACGCTTTCCTCCTACCAGAAGGGGAACCACGTGGTGATCCAGATCGACGACGACGGCGGCGGCATCGACGTGGCACGGGTGAAGCAGAAGGCGGTGAAGCTCGGCATCATCTCTTCCGCCGACGAGGTGAGCGACCGCGACGCGCTCGATTTCATCTTCCGCCCCGGCTTCTCCACCACCGAGACGGTGAGCGAGATCTCCGGCCGCGGCGTGGGCATGGACGTGGTGCGCACCAACATCGCAGCGCTCTCCGGCCTCATCGATGTGGAAAACTTCCCGGGGCAGGGGGCGCGTTTCGTCATCACCCTCCCGATCACGCTGGCCATCATCAAGGCGCTGATCATCTCCACCGCGGGGCGCACCTATGCGCTCCCCATCACCTCGGTGCTCGAGAGCATCATCGTGGAGCAGAAGGAGATCAAGACCGTCGAGCGCAAGGAAGTGATCCAGCTGCGCGAAACGACCCTGCCCCTGTTGCGCCTCTCCGATCTCTTCGAGCTGAAGAGCGCGCAGGCCGCGCCGGAGAGTTGCTACGTGGTCGTGGTCGGGGTCGCCGAGAAGCGGCTGGGTCTCGTGGTCGATGACCTCTTGGGGCAGCAGGATATCGTCATCAAGTCCATCGGCGACACCTTCGCCGGGTTCCGGGGCATCTCCGGCGCCGCGGATCTCGGCGACCAGCGCACCATCCTGGTGCTCGACGTCGGCAGCGTCATCGCCGAGGCCACTCGGGGGAGTGCCTGA
- a CDS encoding ExeA family protein → MYKEFYGLTEKPFSKTPDPRFLYMSSGHQEALARLEYAVEESEIALLTGDIGCGKTTISRALMDRMGDRYHFMFVFNPRLTADELLRVIASGLQVNEPSLQKDQLLKEITTALYRLHGEGRVPVVVIDEAQMIPDRELFDELRLLTNFQLDDRNLVSVIIMGQPELREMLASPVYEPFRQRISLNFHLAPLGLEETLEYLDFRIVAAGGEPGLFSPDAVQRIYELSGGVPRRINAVATNALLIGYGRDAAWIDAAIIEETAAELLA, encoded by the coding sequence ATGTACAAGGAATTTTACGGCCTCACCGAGAAGCCCTTCAGCAAGACCCCCGATCCCCGCTTCCTGTACATGAGCTCGGGGCACCAGGAGGCGCTGGCGCGGCTTGAGTACGCGGTTGAGGAGAGCGAGATCGCCCTGCTGACCGGCGACATCGGCTGCGGCAAGACCACCATCTCGCGTGCCCTCATGGACCGGATGGGGGATCGTTACCACTTCATGTTCGTGTTCAACCCGCGCCTGACCGCCGATGAACTGTTGCGGGTGATCGCCTCCGGGCTGCAGGTGAACGAGCCGTCGCTGCAGAAGGACCAGCTCCTGAAGGAGATCACCACCGCGCTGTACCGGCTGCACGGCGAGGGGCGGGTGCCGGTGGTGGTGATCGACGAGGCGCAGATGATCCCGGACCGGGAGCTCTTCGACGAGCTGCGCCTTCTGACCAATTTCCAGCTCGACGACCGCAACCTGGTGAGCGTGATCATCATGGGGCAGCCGGAGCTGCGCGAGATGCTGGCCTCCCCGGTGTACGAGCCGTTCCGTCAGCGCATCTCGCTCAACTTCCACCTGGCCCCCCTGGGGCTGGAGGAGACGCTGGAGTACCTCGACTTCAGGATCGTGGCGGCCGGCGGCGAGCCGGGGCTCTTCTCCCCGGATGCCGTGCAGAGGATCTACGAGCTTTCCGGCGGGGTGCCGCGCCGCATCAACGCCGTGGCCACCAACGCGCTTTTGATCGGCTACGGCAGGGACGCCGCCTGGATCGATGCCGCCATAATCGAAGAAACCGCGGCGGAGCTGCTGGCTTAA
- a CDS encoding chemotaxis protein CheW, producing the protein MNLAEIRKKASRGEAQEATAREAAPQQGWQAPRAEPVPAPAATEPQPEVAVALEEFSVPEPFVPEPVDPDPLPRASAPAWQAEQFDPPYQYQDEPDEFDPVAVILKGRESASFESETLQQEVVDAASVELLCFRVASEEYAISIMDIKEIIKPREVTEVPRVPSFVRGILSLRGNIIPVFDMKNRLGLSDGAVSDRERIVVVKRQGGYAGVLVDEVVQVVRIAEGGIEPPPVVLEGIDREFVQGIGRVGGRMLILLDMEKVLDVGLL; encoded by the coding sequence ATGAATCTTGCAGAGATCAGAAAGAAGGCTTCCCGCGGAGAGGCACAGGAGGCAACGGCACGCGAAGCGGCGCCGCAGCAGGGGTGGCAGGCGCCCCGGGCCGAGCCCGTGCCTGCGCCGGCGGCGACGGAGCCGCAGCCCGAAGTGGCGGTAGCCCTCGAGGAGTTTTCCGTCCCGGAGCCCTTCGTGCCTGAACCCGTGGATCCCGACCCGCTGCCGCGCGCCTCTGCCCCGGCCTGGCAGGCCGAGCAGTTCGACCCGCCCTACCAGTACCAGGACGAGCCCGACGAGTTCGACCCGGTCGCCGTCATCCTCAAGGGGCGCGAGTCCGCTTCCTTCGAGAGCGAAACCCTGCAGCAGGAGGTCGTGGACGCGGCCAGTGTCGAGCTGCTCTGTTTCCGGGTGGCGAGCGAGGAATACGCCATCAGCATCATGGACATCAAGGAGATCATCAAGCCCCGCGAGGTGACCGAGGTCCCCCGGGTGCCGTCCTTTGTGCGCGGCATCCTGTCGCTGCGCGGCAACATCATCCCCGTCTTCGACATGAAGAACCGGCTGGGGCTGTCCGACGGGGCGGTCTCGGACCGCGAACGGATCGTGGTGGTCAAGCGTCAGGGGGGCTACGCGGGCGTGCTGGTCGACGAGGTGGTGCAGGTGGTCCGCATCGCGGAAGGGGGGATCGAACCTCCGCCGGTGGTGCTGGAAGGGATCGATCGCGAGTTCGTGCAGGGAATCGGCCGGGTCGGCGGCAGGATGCTGATCCTGCTCGACATGGAAAAGGTCTTGGATGTGGGTCTCTTGTAG
- a CDS encoding response regulator transcription factor gives MEKNRILVVEDEESLLKLESILFTSKGYQVTGVRGGNDALKAIAQDAPDLVVLDLMLPDMDGFEVCRSIKENPATSAIPVVMLTAKKSSRDLEHGRQVGADAYITKPFKSVKVLEVIEGLLGNEGAAKGDAV, from the coding sequence ATGGAGAAGAACAGGATCCTCGTGGTCGAGGATGAAGAGAGCCTGCTGAAGCTGGAGAGTATCCTCTTCACCTCGAAGGGGTACCAGGTCACCGGGGTGCGCGGCGGCAACGACGCCCTGAAGGCGATCGCGCAGGACGCGCCGGACCTCGTGGTTCTCGACCTGATGCTGCCGGACATGGACGGCTTCGAGGTCTGCCGCAGCATCAAGGAAAATCCCGCCACCAGCGCCATCCCGGTGGTGATGCTGACGGCTAAGAAGAGCAGCCGCGACCTGGAGCACGGCAGGCAGGTCGGCGCCGACGCCTACATCACCAAGCCCTTCAAGTCGGTCAAGGTGCTCGAGGTGATCGAAGGGCTGTTGGGCAACGAAGGTGCAGCAAAGGGGGACGCTGTCTGA
- a CDS encoding chemotaxis protein CheW gives MTEELQEIQVACLRMDDGLYAVDIMRIREIIRVPKLAPLPRALPFVEGVINLRGSVIPVVDLRKRFGLTAAENKDSARLLILSISGQPLALMVDEVTEMITIPLRDLKAPPRGVRIVGGEYMVGLCLVRDVPVMLLNIDALLTFQEKAQLGYLTPKGETTSTTKKSTAC, from the coding sequence ATGACGGAGGAACTGCAGGAAATTCAGGTGGCCTGCCTGCGCATGGATGACGGGCTCTACGCCGTCGACATCATGCGCATCAGGGAGATCATCAGGGTGCCGAAGCTCGCCCCGCTGCCCCGTGCACTCCCCTTCGTGGAGGGGGTGATCAACCTGCGCGGTTCCGTGATACCGGTGGTGGATCTGAGGAAGCGTTTCGGACTTACCGCTGCCGAGAACAAGGACAGCGCGCGTCTGCTGATCCTTTCCATCTCGGGGCAGCCGCTGGCGTTGATGGTGGACGAGGTGACCGAGATGATCACCATCCCGCTCAGGGACCTCAAGGCGCCGCCGCGCGGCGTGCGGATCGTGGGCGGCGAGTACATGGTGGGGCTGTGCCTGGTGCGTGACGTCCCGGTGATGCTGCTCAACATCGACGCCCTGCTCACCTTCCAGGAGAAGGCCCAGCTGGGCTACCTTACCCCCAAGGGGGAGACCACTTCCACGACGAAAAAGAGCACAGCATGCTGA
- a CDS encoding response regulator: protein MLIVCPNCKKRFNITVSSSDEPKKLRCSSCKAVFRLVRKSERPAAPQGKVKVVVANESAAFCKAVEKVLAAEPFELFLCTDGKEALETVQRVQPNVLLLDVALPTMFGFEVCERVRQDPALAKVKIVLIASIYDKTRYKRSPNSLYGADDYIEKHHIPDSLVSMVYRLTSGDIPPVVRPTESELAAQEESRSEIRQMEVEETSMPQAAAAPAPEPPVAAPPAAPVMTAAETPAPVMAAAETPAPVVTAPDAFVADVVEPPVVAAPEAPVAVPELPIVAAPEPPAAPAVEAPAAAVAAPSAPAAPAAPAQAAQAQLPEEQVKARRLARIIVSDIVLYNQAKVEQGVREGNFYEVLADDIREGEYLYQQRVSQQVRDTTSFLKDAFEELIAKKRAELSI from the coding sequence ATGCTGATAGTCTGTCCTAACTGCAAGAAACGTTTCAATATCACCGTTAGCAGCTCCGACGAGCCGAAGAAGCTGCGCTGCTCGAGCTGCAAGGCCGTGTTCCGGCTGGTGCGCAAGAGCGAGCGCCCGGCTGCGCCGCAGGGCAAGGTAAAGGTCGTCGTCGCCAACGAGAGCGCCGCCTTCTGCAAGGCGGTGGAAAAGGTCCTTGCGGCAGAGCCGTTCGAACTGTTCCTCTGCACCGACGGCAAGGAGGCGCTGGAGACCGTGCAGCGTGTGCAGCCCAACGTGCTGCTGCTGGACGTGGCGTTGCCCACCATGTTCGGGTTCGAGGTCTGCGAGCGGGTGCGCCAGGATCCGGCCCTTGCCAAGGTCAAGATCGTGCTGATCGCCTCGATCTACGACAAGACCCGCTACAAGCGCTCCCCCAATTCGCTGTACGGAGCCGACGACTACATCGAGAAGCACCATATCCCGGACTCGCTGGTCTCCATGGTCTACCGCCTCACCTCCGGCGACATTCCTCCCGTGGTGCGTCCGACCGAAAGCGAACTGGCGGCTCAGGAGGAGAGCCGCAGCGAGATCAGGCAGATGGAGGTCGAGGAGACCTCGATGCCGCAGGCCGCTGCAGCGCCGGCACCCGAACCGCCCGTGGCGGCGCCCCCCGCGGCACCGGTCATGACGGCAGCCGAGACACCGGCACCGGTCATGGCGGCTGCGGAGACACCGGCGCCGGTCGTGACGGCACCGGACGCTTTCGTTGCCGATGTCGTCGAGCCCCCCGTCGTTGCGGCACCCGAGGCACCGGTTGCGGTACCCGAACTACCCATCGTTGCTGCACCCGAGCCCCCGGCCGCCCCGGCCGTCGAGGCCCCGGCGGCAGCCGTTGCGGCTCCCAGCGCTCCGGCAGCTCCCGCTGCGCCCGCTCAAGCGGCTCAGGCGCAGCTCCCCGAGGAGCAGGTCAAAGCAAGACGGCTGGCAAGGATCATCGTCTCCGACATCGTCCTGTACAACCAGGCGAAGGTGGAGCAGGGGGTCCGCGAAGGGAACTTCTACGAGGTCCTCGCAGACGACATCCGCGAGGGGGAATATCTGTACCAGCAGAGGGTATCCCAGCAGGTGCGCGATACGACTTCCTTCCTCAAAGATGCCTTCGAAGAGCTGATCGCGAAAAAACGCGCTGAACTGAGTATTTAG